One genomic region from Haloprofundus salinisoli encodes:
- the aglF gene encoding UTP--glucose-1-phosphate uridylyltransferase AglF: MKAVVLAAGKGTRLRPLTDDKPKGMVEVDGKPILTHCFEQLAELGAEEFIVVVGYRKEAIISHYGDSFEGIPITYAHQREQNGLAHALLTVEDHIDDDFVLMLGDNIFQANLADVVKRQQEERADAAFLVEEVPWEEASRYGVCRTNPYGEITDVVEKPEDPQSNLVMTGFYTFSPAIFHACHLVQPSERGEYEISEAINLLIQSGRTIDVLRLKGWRVDVGYPEDRERATKLLRGEIDVETDEDDDVEQISIE, translated from the coding sequence ATGAAGGCAGTAGTACTCGCGGCGGGCAAGGGAACTCGTCTACGCCCGTTGACCGACGACAAGCCGAAAGGGATGGTCGAAGTCGACGGCAAGCCGATTCTCACACACTGTTTCGAACAACTCGCCGAACTCGGTGCCGAGGAGTTCATCGTCGTCGTCGGCTACAGGAAGGAGGCCATCATCAGCCACTACGGCGATAGCTTCGAGGGTATCCCCATCACGTACGCCCACCAGCGCGAGCAGAACGGGCTGGCGCACGCGCTGTTGACGGTCGAAGATCACATCGACGACGACTTCGTCCTGATGCTCGGCGACAACATCTTCCAGGCGAACCTCGCGGACGTCGTCAAGCGACAGCAGGAGGAACGCGCCGACGCGGCGTTCCTCGTCGAAGAGGTACCGTGGGAGGAGGCGAGTCGCTACGGCGTCTGCCGGACGAACCCCTACGGCGAGATAACCGACGTCGTCGAGAAACCGGAAGACCCGCAGTCGAATCTCGTGATGACCGGCTTCTACACGTTCTCGCCGGCCATCTTCCACGCCTGCCACCTCGTCCAACCGTCCGAACGCGGCGAGTACGAGATCAGCGAAGCCATCAACCTCCTCATCCAGAGCGGGCGTACCATCGACGTCCTCCGTCTGAAAGGCTGGCGCGTCGACGTCGGTTACCCGGAGGACCGCGAGAGAGCGACGAAGTTGCTCCGCGGCGAAATCGACGTCGAAACCGACGAGGACGACGACGTCGAGCAGATATCGATCGAGTAG
- the aglM gene encoding UDP-glucose 6-dehydrogenase AglM → MQVTVIGSGYVGTTLAACLAELGHDVTNVDIDEEIIAAIEGGVAPIHEQGLDALVAEHGGETLRATADYAAAERAKVVFIALPTPTDADGRIDTSIITVGAERLGEALAESEETPLVVVKSTVVPGTTENELIPALERGSGLTAGEGFDVAVNPEFLREGTAVDDFLHPDKVVFGATGSRAYETLDELYAPLFAQTDTAVVRTGVREAEMIKYANNAFLASKISLINELGNICKEFGVDAYEVADAIGLDDRIGPQFLRSGVGWGGSCFPKDVAALIAAARDVGYEPELLDAVVGVNDRQPERLLSILDGHVDVAGERVAVLGLAFKSGTDDVRSSRAIPTIEGLLDRGATVVGYDPVATENMRAHFPDVEYAASAAEALEGATAAVVVTDWDEFAALDEEFDAMERPVVVDGRRIVERRDGIEYEGLTW, encoded by the coding sequence ATGCAGGTCACCGTCATCGGCAGCGGATACGTGGGGACGACGCTCGCAGCGTGTCTGGCCGAGCTCGGCCACGACGTGACGAACGTCGACATCGACGAGGAGATCATCGCGGCTATCGAGGGCGGCGTCGCCCCGATTCACGAACAGGGACTGGACGCGCTCGTCGCCGAGCACGGCGGCGAGACACTCCGAGCAACGGCGGATTACGCGGCCGCGGAGCGGGCCAAGGTCGTCTTTATCGCGCTCCCGACGCCGACGGATGCCGATGGGCGAATCGACACCTCGATTATCACCGTGGGCGCGGAGCGGCTCGGGGAAGCGCTCGCGGAGAGCGAAGAGACGCCGCTGGTCGTCGTCAAGAGCACCGTCGTCCCGGGGACGACCGAGAACGAACTGATTCCGGCGCTCGAACGCGGGTCGGGGCTGACCGCCGGCGAGGGATTCGACGTGGCCGTCAATCCGGAGTTCCTCCGCGAGGGGACGGCCGTCGACGACTTTCTGCACCCGGACAAGGTGGTCTTCGGCGCGACGGGCTCGCGCGCGTACGAGACCCTCGACGAGTTGTACGCCCCGCTGTTCGCACAGACCGACACCGCGGTGGTCCGGACCGGCGTCCGGGAGGCGGAGATGATAAAGTACGCCAACAACGCCTTCCTCGCCTCGAAGATCAGCCTCATCAACGAACTGGGGAACATCTGCAAGGAGTTCGGCGTCGACGCCTACGAAGTCGCCGACGCCATCGGCCTCGACGACCGAATCGGGCCGCAGTTTCTGCGAAGCGGCGTCGGCTGGGGCGGGTCGTGCTTCCCGAAGGACGTCGCCGCGCTCATCGCCGCCGCGCGAGACGTCGGCTACGAGCCGGAACTGCTCGACGCGGTCGTCGGCGTAAACGACCGCCAGCCCGAGCGGTTGCTCTCGATTCTGGACGGCCACGTCGACGTCGCCGGCGAGCGCGTCGCGGTGCTCGGTCTCGCGTTCAAGTCCGGCACCGACGACGTACGGAGTTCGCGAGCCATCCCGACCATCGAGGGGCTGCTCGACCGCGGGGCGACCGTCGTTGGCTACGACCCGGTCGCAACGGAGAACATGCGCGCACACTTCCCGGACGTCGAGTACGCGGCCAGTGCAGCCGAGGCGCTGGAGGGCGCAACCGCCGCCGTCGTCGTCACCGACTGGGACGAGTTCGCGGCGCTCGACGAGGAGTTCGACGCGATGGAGCGCCCCGTCGTCGTCGACGGTCGCCGCATCGTCGAACGACGAGACGGTATCGAGTACGAAGGGCTCACCTGGTAG
- a CDS encoding metal-dependent hydrolase produces MPWGHLGFGYVLYTLFVHAVYRRRPADGPTLALAFGTQFPDLVDKPLAWAVQLLPSGRSLAHSLFVAAVVVAVVTVVAARRGYPAAGPAFGIGYLSHLVGDSYTTLLGGRFSEATFLLWPLYPITEPDDVDEVLVDLVSLPLGPELAVTLVLGVCVFALWVVDGRPGLGPVTSLTRECRGRLAALFD; encoded by the coding sequence ATGCCCTGGGGCCACCTCGGATTCGGCTACGTCCTCTACACGCTGTTCGTCCACGCCGTCTACCGGCGGCGTCCGGCGGACGGTCCCACTCTCGCGCTGGCGTTCGGGACGCAGTTTCCGGACCTCGTCGACAAGCCGCTGGCGTGGGCCGTCCAGTTGCTCCCGAGCGGTCGCTCGCTCGCGCACTCGCTCTTCGTCGCCGCCGTCGTCGTCGCCGTCGTCACCGTCGTCGCCGCGCGGCGCGGCTATCCCGCGGCCGGCCCAGCGTTCGGCATCGGCTACCTCTCGCACTTGGTAGGCGACTCCTACACCACCCTCCTCGGCGGGCGATTTTCGGAGGCCACGTTCCTGCTCTGGCCGCTCTACCCCATCACCGAACCCGACGACGTAGACGAGGTGCTGGTCGACCTCGTCTCGCTGCCCCTCGGGCCGGAACTCGCGGTCACGCTCGTTCTCGGCGTCTGCGTCTTCGCGCTCTGGGTCGTGGACGGACGCCCCGGTCTCGGACCCGTCACGTCGCTCACGCGCGAGTGCCGCGGCCGTCTCGCGGCGCTGTTCGACTGA